AGCGGAATCCGCCTTTTTTCAGCAACGGGCACAACCCCAGCGCCTCTTCACAGGCAGGTAGTTTCAAATAGATTAACTGCCCGGCAGGAAAATCGATGACCTCCGATAAAAAGTCAGAATGAACCTCGTATAGGGTGATCTCCAAACGCCGGCCGGATTTTTTAATGGCAAAGGGTTCAGGGATCATGGCGCGCTGATACGCGGATTGGGCATTTTGTGGGGCTTCACCCACATATTGGCTAATCCGGGAGACCCAATTTTGCCAGGGCCGGGGCCAGTTCAGCTTAGGCAGTGGCAAGGATTTAAGCGGCAAGATACCCTGAACAATACTTTCAGGTTTGGGTAAGCCAAAGGGTGAATCGACATAATCCAGCATCAGTGCCGTAGAATAGAAACCTAAATTTCGGGCGATGTACTGGCTCTTGGGGTGTGAACAGACCTGTTTTATCGTCAATAAATTATAACCTTGCTCTTTCGCATAACCGCATAAATAACTGCCCAGAGACTTCGCCACGCCATAACCTTGAAAATCGGGATATACCGCAATCAGTGCCAGCTCTGCCTGATTTCCCTGCACCGTATCTTTAACCAGAGCAGCATGACCGATAAGCCGCCCCTGATGGAAAGCCAGGGCCGAGTGCCATTGCCCTGATATTTGGTAGCCATTGATGAGTCTTGGCAGATAGATGTCAGGA
This genomic interval from Xenorhabdus doucetiae contains the following:
- a CDS encoding GNAT family N-acetyltransferase, producing MTIFQSAIQIRSYQSGDDKKISQLFREVYGDAYVYPDIYLPRLINGYQISGQWHSALAFHQGRLIGHAALVKDTVQGNQAELALIAVYPDFQGYGVAKSLGSYLCGYAKEQGYNLLTIKQVCSHPKSQYIARNLGFYSTALMLDYVDSPFGLPKPESIVQGILPLKSLPLPKLNWPRPWQNWVSRISQYVGEAPQNAQSAYQRAMIPEPFAIKKSGRRLEITLYEVHSDFLSEVIDFPAGQLIYLKLPACEEALGLCPLLKKGGFRFAGLCPDTHDGWFLLWLRGYQLTPYQFHDTGTQHLYQMELGGELIT